Proteins encoded together in one Anaerosporomusa subterranea window:
- a CDS encoding TIGR03960 family B12-binding radical SAM protein: protein MHIVLSPDILNRVLKPARYTGQEWNSIKKDPGTVDIAYALALPDVYEVGMSNLGLKILYDIINQRDDAAAERVYAPWTDMEAEMRAHGIPLYALESFRPINEFDVIGFSLQYEMSFSNILNMLDLSNIPLKTVDRQLEHPFVIGGGPCAFNAEPVADFFDFFVMGEGEETINDVTDCLVQWKREGKPDGRIGLLRRVASIEGIYVPQFYHIDYHDDKTIAAVTPTLPEAKPCVIKRVVEDLDKAPFPTKLVMPYLDIVHDRIMLELFRGCTRGCRFCQAGTIYRPVRERRPETLVNLAKQLVADSGYDEISLVSLSTADYSCLHGLITELQEGLREYKVSVSLPSLRIDSFSVDLAQQVQTVRKSGLTFAPEAGTQRMRDVINKGVTEENLRDAVTAAFKAGWSSIKLYFMIGLPTETDEDVRGIADLAYRVLDWYREATGRRGAKVSVSVSSFVPKCQTPFQWMAQDSISEMRRKQALLKSSIRDRSISLHWHDPEVSFLEAVFARGDRRLADVLIHAWQNGARFDGWSEHFRFDIWMAAFAATGIDPHFYANRSRETDELLPWDHLSAGVDKRYLIAEYDKGVRLELTPDCRRGDCGGCGVCDGLGVQIADWGNR from the coding sequence ATGCACATTGTCTTATCACCTGATATTCTGAATCGAGTACTCAAGCCGGCACGCTATACAGGGCAAGAATGGAACAGTATCAAGAAAGATCCCGGCACAGTGGATATTGCTTATGCGCTGGCTTTGCCAGATGTCTATGAGGTGGGCATGAGCAATCTGGGGCTAAAGATTTTGTATGACATTATAAATCAACGCGACGATGCGGCGGCAGAGAGAGTGTACGCGCCTTGGACTGATATGGAGGCTGAGATGCGGGCTCATGGCATACCGCTGTATGCTCTGGAGAGTTTTCGGCCGATCAATGAGTTTGATGTTATTGGCTTTTCATTGCAATACGAAATGAGTTTTAGCAATATCTTAAACATGTTGGATCTGTCCAATATTCCGCTGAAAACGGTGGACCGTCAGCTGGAACACCCCTTCGTTATTGGTGGCGGCCCTTGCGCTTTTAATGCTGAGCCGGTTGCTGACTTCTTTGATTTTTTTGTAATGGGTGAAGGGGAAGAGACGATTAATGACGTGACTGATTGTCTGGTGCAGTGGAAGCGAGAAGGCAAGCCGGACGGCAGAATTGGCCTTTTGCGGCGAGTGGCGAGTATTGAGGGCATCTATGTACCGCAGTTTTATCACATCGACTATCACGATGACAAGACGATTGCCGCCGTTACTCCCACGCTGCCAGAAGCCAAGCCTTGCGTGATTAAACGGGTTGTAGAGGATCTGGACAAGGCGCCTTTCCCGACGAAATTGGTCATGCCCTATCTGGATATTGTCCATGATCGGATTATGCTTGAACTGTTTCGTGGCTGTACGCGCGGCTGTCGGTTCTGTCAAGCAGGCACAATTTATCGGCCAGTCAGGGAACGCCGCCCAGAGACGCTAGTGAATTTGGCCAAACAACTGGTAGCTGACAGCGGTTATGACGAGATTTCACTTGTCTCGCTGAGCACGGCAGATTATTCGTGCCTGCACGGACTGATAACAGAGCTGCAGGAAGGATTGCGGGAATATAAAGTCAGTGTCTCGTTGCCCTCTTTGCGGATTGACAGCTTTTCTGTCGACTTAGCCCAACAGGTACAAACAGTAAGAAAAAGCGGATTGACATTTGCGCCAGAGGCGGGAACACAACGCATGCGCGATGTTATTAATAAGGGTGTTACCGAGGAGAACTTGCGCGATGCTGTTACGGCCGCCTTCAAGGCTGGTTGGTCGTCGATAAAGCTATACTTTATGATTGGTTTGCCGACAGAGACTGACGAGGATGTGCGCGGCATAGCTGATCTCGCTTACCGGGTTCTTGACTGGTATCGCGAAGCAACCGGACGCCGCGGAGCTAAAGTCAGTGTCAGCGTGTCTTCGTTTGTCCCCAAATGCCAAACACCGTTTCAATGGATGGCACAAGACTCGATCAGTGAAATGCGCCGTAAGCAAGCACTGTTAAAGTCTAGCATTCGTGATCGCAGCATATCCCTACACTGGCATGATCCGGAAGTGAGTTTTCTCGAGGCGGTATTTGCCAGAGGCGATCGCCGCCTGGCTGATGTGCTTATCCATGCCTGGCAGAATGGCGCCCGCTTTGACGGTTGGAGCGAGCATTTCCGGTTTGATATCTGGATGGCGGCTTTTGCAGCAACTGGCATTGATCCGCATTTTTACGCTAACCGCAGCAGGGAGACGGACGAGCTCCTGCCCTGGGATCACCTTTCAGCCGGAGTTGATAAACGATATCTGATAGCAGAGTATGACAAAGGCGTGAGGCTCGAGCTAACCCCGGATTGCCGCCGCGGCGACTGCGGCGGTTGTGGTGTCTGTGATGGACTCGGGGTTCAGATCGCCGATTGGGGGAACCGCTGA